A part of Micromonospora chersina genomic DNA contains:
- the lpdA gene encoding dihydrolipoyl dehydrogenase yields the protein MSEPNDATFDIVILGGGSGGYAAALRAAQLDLSVALIEKGKLGGTCLHNGCIPTKALLHAAEIADQTRESEQFGVKAELVGIDMAAVNSYKDGVVSRLYKGLQGLVGSAKKITFVAGAGKLVGKNVVEVDGKRYTGRNIILASGSYAKSLPGLEIDGERIITSDHALTLDRVPSSAIVLGGGVIGVEFASVWKSFGVDVTIVEALPRLVAAEDEESSKALERAFRKRKINFKVGKPFEKVEKTENGVKLTIQGGDTVEAELLLVAVGRGPTTANLGYEEQGVKMDRGYVLTDERLRTSVPNVYAVGDIVPGLQLAHRGFQQGIFVAEEIAGKNPAVIDEAGIPRVTYCDPELASVGLTEAKAKEQYGADKIKTYNYNLGGNGKSQILKTAGHVKLVRVEDGPVVGVHMVGARVGELIGEAQLIYNWEAYPAEVAQLVHAHPTQNEALGEAHLALAGKPLHAHA from the coding sequence GTGAGCGAGCCGAACGACGCAACCTTCGACATCGTCATCCTCGGAGGTGGTAGCGGCGGCTACGCGGCGGCGCTGCGTGCCGCCCAGCTGGACCTGTCCGTCGCCCTGATCGAGAAGGGCAAGCTCGGGGGCACCTGCCTGCACAACGGCTGCATCCCCACCAAGGCGCTGCTGCACGCCGCCGAGATCGCCGACCAGACCCGCGAGTCGGAGCAGTTCGGCGTCAAGGCCGAGCTGGTCGGCATCGACATGGCGGCGGTCAACTCGTACAAGGACGGCGTCGTCTCCCGCCTGTACAAGGGCCTCCAGGGCCTGGTGGGCAGCGCCAAGAAGATCACCTTCGTGGCGGGCGCCGGCAAGCTGGTCGGGAAGAATGTCGTCGAGGTCGACGGCAAGCGCTACACCGGCCGGAACATCATCCTGGCCTCCGGCTCGTACGCGAAGAGCCTGCCCGGCCTGGAGATCGACGGCGAGCGGATCATCACGAGCGACCACGCGCTGACCCTGGACCGGGTCCCCTCCTCGGCGATCGTGCTGGGCGGCGGCGTGATCGGCGTCGAGTTCGCCAGCGTCTGGAAGTCCTTCGGCGTGGACGTGACCATCGTCGAGGCGCTGCCCCGCCTGGTCGCGGCCGAGGACGAGGAGTCCTCGAAGGCCCTGGAGCGGGCGTTCCGCAAGCGGAAGATCAACTTCAAGGTCGGCAAGCCGTTCGAGAAGGTCGAGAAGACCGAGAACGGCGTCAAGCTGACCATCCAGGGCGGCGACACCGTCGAGGCGGAGCTGCTGCTGGTCGCCGTCGGCCGCGGCCCGACGACCGCCAACCTCGGCTACGAGGAGCAGGGCGTCAAGATGGACCGCGGCTACGTGCTGACCGACGAGCGGCTGCGCACCAGCGTGCCGAACGTCTACGCGGTCGGCGACATCGTGCCCGGCCTCCAGCTCGCCCACCGCGGCTTCCAGCAGGGCATCTTCGTCGCCGAGGAGATCGCCGGCAAGAACCCGGCCGTGATCGACGAGGCCGGCATCCCGCGGGTCACCTACTGCGACCCGGAGCTGGCGTCGGTCGGCCTCACCGAGGCGAAGGCCAAGGAGCAGTACGGCGCTGACAAGATCAAGACCTACAACTACAACCTGGGCGGCAACGGCAAGAGCCAGATCCTCAAGACCGCCGGCCACGTGAAGCTGGTCCGCGTCGAGGACGGCCCGGTGGTCGGCGTGCACATGGTCGGCGCCCGGGTCGGCGAACTGATCGGCGAGGCGCAGCTCATCTACAACTGGGAGGCGTACCCGGCCGAGGTGGCGCAGCTCGTGCACGCCCACCCGACGCAGAACGAGGCCCTGGGCGAGGCGCACCTGGCCCTGGCCGGCAAGCCGCTGCACGCGCACGCCTGA
- the sucB gene encoding 2-oxoglutarate dehydrogenase, E2 component, dihydrolipoamide succinyltransferase: MPVSVTMPRLGESVTEGTVTRWLKQEGDTVEVDEPLLEVSTDKVDTEIPSPAAGVLSRIVVGEDETAEVGSELAVIAGEGEEAGGAAPQQEAPAEQAEEAAAEPQAEAEQPAVEEPAPAAAAPSGEGTPVTMPALGESVTEGTVTRWLKQVGETVEVDEPLLEVSTDKVDTEIPSPVAGTVLEIKVAEDETAEVGGVLAIVGAAGAAPAAKPEPKPEPKAEAKPEPKPEPKPEPEPKVEEPTPGMSYNEPAAETEQAAQPAKVEQAAQPSAPTTTPQRPTVPAQAGGEEGAGYVTPLVRKLAAEHGVNLSSVNGTGVGGRIRKQDVLEAAEKAKAAQAAPAAQPAPAAAAAPAKPAAKPQPSSKRGTVEKLPRIRKAIANRMHESLHEMAQLTTVIEVDVTRIAKLRAQAKDSFLQRHGVKLSFLPFFALAAVEALQSYPIVNAQLDLEGGTITYPQAEHLGIAVDTERGLLVPVIHNAGDLNLGGIAKRVADLAERTRTNKISPDELAGATFTLTNTGSRGALFDTPIVPSPQSAMLGTGAVVKRPVVVNDPELGEVVAVRSMVYLAMSYDHRLIDGADAARFLVAVKERLEAGNFEAELGL, encoded by the coding sequence ATGCCGGTATCGGTCACCATGCCCCGGCTCGGCGAGAGCGTCACCGAGGGCACCGTCACGCGCTGGCTCAAGCAGGAGGGCGACACCGTCGAGGTCGACGAGCCGCTGCTCGAGGTGTCGACCGACAAGGTCGACACCGAGATCCCGTCCCCCGCGGCGGGCGTGCTGAGCCGGATCGTGGTCGGCGAGGACGAGACCGCCGAGGTGGGCAGCGAGCTGGCGGTCATCGCCGGTGAGGGCGAGGAGGCCGGCGGGGCCGCTCCGCAGCAGGAGGCCCCGGCGGAGCAGGCCGAGGAGGCCGCCGCCGAGCCGCAGGCCGAGGCGGAGCAGCCGGCCGTCGAGGAGCCCGCCCCGGCCGCCGCGGCGCCGTCGGGCGAGGGCACCCCGGTGACCATGCCGGCCCTGGGCGAGAGCGTCACCGAGGGCACGGTGACCCGCTGGCTCAAGCAGGTCGGCGAGACCGTCGAGGTGGACGAGCCGCTGCTGGAGGTCTCCACCGACAAGGTCGACACCGAGATCCCGTCGCCGGTCGCCGGCACGGTGCTGGAGATCAAGGTCGCCGAGGACGAGACCGCCGAGGTCGGCGGCGTCCTGGCGATCGTGGGCGCGGCCGGCGCCGCGCCGGCGGCGAAGCCGGAGCCGAAGCCCGAGCCCAAGGCCGAGGCGAAGCCCGAGCCGAAGCCGGAGCCGAAGCCGGAGCCGGAGCCCAAGGTCGAGGAGCCGACCCCGGGCATGTCCTACAACGAGCCGGCCGCCGAGACCGAGCAGGCCGCGCAGCCGGCCAAGGTCGAGCAGGCCGCCCAGCCGTCCGCGCCGACCACCACGCCGCAGCGGCCGACCGTCCCGGCCCAGGCCGGTGGCGAGGAGGGCGCCGGCTACGTGACCCCGCTGGTCCGCAAGCTGGCCGCCGAGCACGGGGTGAACCTGTCCTCGGTCAACGGCACCGGCGTCGGCGGGCGGATCCGTAAGCAGGACGTGCTGGAGGCGGCCGAGAAGGCGAAGGCCGCCCAGGCCGCGCCGGCCGCGCAGCCCGCTCCGGCCGCCGCGGCGGCCCCGGCCAAGCCGGCCGCGAAGCCGCAGCCGAGCAGCAAGCGGGGCACCGTCGAGAAGCTGCCCCGGATCCGCAAGGCCATCGCCAACCGGATGCACGAGTCGCTGCACGAGATGGCGCAGCTGACCACGGTGATCGAGGTGGACGTCACCCGGATCGCCAAGCTGCGGGCCCAGGCCAAGGACTCCTTCCTGCAGCGGCACGGCGTGAAGCTGTCCTTCCTGCCGTTCTTCGCCCTGGCCGCCGTCGAGGCGCTCCAGTCCTACCCGATCGTCAACGCCCAGCTCGACCTGGAGGGCGGGACGATCACCTACCCGCAGGCGGAGCACCTGGGCATCGCCGTGGACACCGAGCGGGGCCTGCTGGTGCCGGTCATCCACAACGCCGGTGACCTCAACCTGGGCGGGATCGCCAAGCGGGTCGCCGACCTGGCCGAGCGCACCCGCACCAACAAGATCAGCCCGGACGAGCTCGCGGGCGCGACCTTCACGCTGACCAACACCGGCAGCCGGGGCGCGCTCTTCGACACCCCGATCGTGCCGTCGCCGCAGTCGGCGATGCTCGGCACGGGTGCCGTGGTCAAGCGCCCGGTCGTGGTCAACGACCCGGAGCTGGGCGAGGTCGTCGCGGTCCGGTCGATGGTCTACCTGGCCATGTCGTACGACCACCGGCTGATCGACGGCGCGGACGCGGCCCGCTTCCTCGTCGCGGTCAAGGAGCGGCTGGAGGCCGGCAACTTCGAGGCCGAGCTGGGGCTCTGA